Proteins from one Parvibaculum lavamentivorans DS-1 genomic window:
- a CDS encoding FAD-binding oxidoreductase, with the protein MASDDLIAKLKAALGDAGVLTGKDAEEKAQGGWSKLGVPAAVLRPASTEEVSKALKLCHAAGEGVVPWGGKTGLVEGGEAEGHIALSLERMNKIEEIDTLGGTMSVQAGCVLQAVCEAAEAKGLLFPLDLGARGSATIGGNISTNAGGNRVIRYGMTRDLVLGLEVVLADGTVMSSMNKLIKNNAGYDLKQMFIGSEGTLGVVTRAVLRVRPKPVSQDTGFVAVESFDQLPKFLRHMERALGGTLSAFEVMWEDFYKLVTMEPAKGKPIVPHGHPYYVLVESMGGDQEADSARFEAAMMEALEAGEISDAVIAKSQAERDAMWALRDDVGQVVHTYPMFTFDVSLKIADMESYIADVKKGLAAKWPDSSLMVFGHLGDGNLHVIPGRFPDAGPETRHGVEAVVYGRLRDRQGSVSAEHGIGLEKRPYLDWSRSAEEVALMRMLKRTLDPKNILNPGKVLEPLPQAKAAE; encoded by the coding sequence ATGGCGTCGGACGATCTTATTGCGAAGCTGAAGGCGGCGCTGGGTGATGCCGGTGTGCTTACCGGCAAGGATGCCGAGGAGAAGGCGCAAGGGGGCTGGAGCAAGCTCGGGGTGCCCGCCGCGGTGCTCAGGCCTGCATCGACCGAAGAGGTCTCGAAGGCGCTGAAGCTTTGCCATGCGGCGGGCGAGGGCGTGGTGCCGTGGGGCGGCAAGACGGGGCTTGTGGAAGGCGGCGAGGCAGAGGGGCATATTGCGCTGTCGCTCGAGCGCATGAACAAGATCGAGGAGATCGACACGCTGGGCGGCACGATGAGCGTGCAGGCAGGTTGCGTGCTGCAGGCGGTGTGCGAGGCGGCGGAGGCGAAGGGGTTGCTGTTTCCGCTCGATCTCGGCGCGCGTGGCTCGGCGACCATCGGCGGCAACATTTCCACCAATGCGGGCGGCAACCGCGTGATCCGCTACGGGATGACGCGCGACCTGGTGCTGGGGCTCGAAGTCGTGCTGGCGGACGGCACGGTGATGAGCTCGATGAACAAGCTCATCAAGAACAATGCAGGCTACGACCTGAAGCAGATGTTCATCGGTTCCGAAGGGACGCTTGGCGTCGTCACGCGGGCGGTGCTGCGCGTGCGGCCGAAGCCGGTGTCGCAGGATACGGGATTTGTGGCGGTCGAGAGTTTCGACCAGTTGCCGAAGTTTCTGCGTCACATGGAGCGGGCGCTGGGCGGTACGCTCTCGGCCTTCGAGGTGATGTGGGAGGATTTCTACAAGCTGGTGACGATGGAACCCGCGAAGGGGAAGCCGATCGTGCCGCATGGCCACCCCTATTATGTGCTGGTGGAATCCATGGGCGGCGACCAGGAGGCCGATAGCGCGCGCTTCGAGGCGGCGATGATGGAGGCGCTGGAAGCGGGCGAGATTTCGGATGCCGTGATCGCGAAGAGCCAGGCGGAGCGCGACGCGATGTGGGCGCTGCGCGACGATGTGGGGCAGGTGGTGCATACCTATCCGATGTTCACTTTCGATGTGAGCCTCAAGATCGCCGACATGGAAAGCTATATCGCCGATGTGAAGAAGGGGCTTGCCGCGAAATGGCCGGATAGTTCGCTGATGGTGTTCGGGCATCTGGGCGACGGCAACCTGCATGTCATTCCGGGGCGCTTTCCCGATGCGGGGCCGGAGACGCGGCATGGTGTCGAGGCGGTGGTCTATGGACGGCTGCGGGACAGGCAGGGATCGGTTTCGGCGGAACACGGGATCGGCCTCGAAAAGCGGCCCTATCTCGACTGGTCGCGGAGCGCGGAAGAAGTGGCGCTGATGCGGATGCTGAAGCGGACGCTCGATCCGAAGAATATTCTCAATCCCGGCAAGGTGCTTGAGCCCTTGCCGCAAGCGAAGGCGGCGGAATGA
- a CDS encoding class II aldolase/adducin family protein, which translates to MSVAEDFSGVSVRDQVSEAEWQVRVDLAATYRLVAHYGWSDLIYTHISARVPGPEHHFLINPYGMSFDEITASSLVKIDLDGNIVMPTEYAVNPAGFTIHSAVHMSVPDANAVIHTHSDDGVAVSAQADGLLPLSQTAMIVLEDLAYHDYEGIALEHDERERLVRDLGNKHCMILRNHGLLTAGASCPDAFLRLYFLERACTMQVRALSGGVKLTMPNQGVPEKTADQGMFHKKHGIGKLAWPALLRTLDRIDPSYRD; encoded by the coding sequence ATGTCGGTAGCGGAGGATTTCAGCGGCGTTTCAGTGCGCGACCAGGTTTCGGAAGCCGAATGGCAGGTGCGCGTCGATCTCGCGGCAACCTACCGGCTGGTGGCGCATTACGGCTGGAGCGACCTCATCTATACGCATATCTCGGCGCGCGTGCCGGGGCCGGAGCATCACTTTCTGATCAACCCCTATGGCATGAGCTTCGACGAGATCACGGCGTCGAGCCTTGTGAAGATCGATCTCGACGGCAATATCGTCATGCCGACGGAATATGCGGTGAACCCGGCGGGCTTCACGATCCACAGCGCGGTGCATATGTCGGTGCCGGATGCGAATGCCGTGATCCACACGCATTCGGATGACGGGGTCGCGGTGTCGGCGCAGGCAGACGGGCTGCTGCCGCTGTCGCAGACGGCGATGATCGTGCTCGAGGACCTTGCCTATCACGATTATGAAGGCATCGCGCTCGAACATGACGAGCGCGAGCGGCTGGTGCGCGATCTCGGCAACAAGCATTGCATGATCCTGCGCAATCACGGATTGCTGACGGCGGGCGCGAGCTGCCCCGACGCCTTCCTGCGGCTTTATTTTCTGGAGCGGGCTTGCACGATGCAGGTGCGCGCTCTTTCCGGCGGCGTGAAGCTGACCATGCCGAACCAGGGCGTGCCGGAGAAGACCGCCGACCAGGGCATGTTCCACAAGAAGCACGGCATCGGCAAACTCGCCTGGCCGGCGCTTCTGCGTACGCTCGACCGGATCGATCCGTCCTATCGCGATTGA